A region of the Thermodesulfobacteriota bacterium genome:
GCATCAGCCAGTTGGGTTTGCGTAGCCGCTACATCCTGGTGCTGAGCTTGGGCTATGCCCGGTTGTGAATTAAATTCTATAAGGATTGATAACAAAATTATTAAAGTAAGATGAAATATGTTATTGGCAAATAATTTATTATATTTTCTCATGGCTCCCTCCCTCTCTAAGTTATTTTAGCGATGGTATAAATAGCCAATCTTGTAGCTTACATTTTATCTCACACCACTTACTGTTAATGACCAGTTTATCATTAATGAAGGGGTTAGTTCAAGGTCAGATGAAACACACCGTCAATTCACTCTAAAATGATTTCTGTGAATTTCCCTGGACACCACTATAGCGATGGTGAGGACGGTTAACGGTATGACGAATAAAGCCATTATGTTATTGAAGACGGGCAGAGAATCATGCTCGGAGGCATCGAGGATTAAATAGAGAGTGTATGCTACGTAATAACCCAGGAAAACAAACCCTTCCCACCTTGCAATCAGATTACCGGTGAAGAAAATAGGCAGGCAGGCTATAGCCACCGCAATCATCACCGGCAAATCAAAACCCATAATAGAAGGGGTGACGGAAAGGCCGTTGGGAGCGACGATGGAGCTTAATCCTAGTACGAATAGAATGTTAAAGATGTTGCTTCCTACGACGTTTCCCACGGCAATATCGCGCTCTCCGCGTATGCTGGCCATTATGGAAGTGGCCACCTCGGGTAGCGATGTGCCGGCGGCGATGATGGTAAGCCCGATAATCAGTTGGCTTACTCCCATGGCCCCGGCAATGGTAATTGCACTATCCACCAGAAAGCGGGAACCAAACACCAGCATTACCAGCCCGACTATTATGAGACCGAGGTTAACCGGCAAGTTGCCAATTCCCGTAGATTTACTTTCGCCCGTTTGTTCATTTTCCTCATTATTCGCCGCTTTATTATCCTGGTAGCTCTTCTTGATGATAAATATGGTATATGCCACCCCAATTCCGACGAGTAAGAGGCCTTCGATCCGACCGATATTGC
Encoded here:
- a CDS encoding calcium/sodium antiporter, with amino-acid sequence MMIVTLVFFIAGLVLLIVGAEALVRGASRLASAVGISPLVIGLTVVAFGTSSPELAISIFSAVTGKPDIALGNVVGSNIFNVLFILGASAIIVPLLVSQQLVRLDVPLMIGVSFLMVIMGYDGNIGRIEGLLLVGIGVAYTIFIIKKSYQDNKAANNEENEQTGESKSTGIGNLPVNLGLIIVGLVMLVFGSRFLVDSAITIAGAMGVSQLIIGLTIIAAGTSLPEVATSIMASIRGERDIAVGNVVGSNIFNILFVLGLSSIVAPNGLSVTPSIMGFDLPVMIAVAIACLPIFFTGNLIARWEGFVFLGYYVAYTLYLILDASEHDSLPVFNNIMALFVIPLTVLTIAIVVSREIHRNHFRVN